The Gallus gallus isolate bGalGal1 unplaced genomic scaffold, bGalGal1.mat.broiler.GRCg7b scaffold_125, whole genome shotgun sequence genome contains a region encoding:
- the LOC121108963 gene encoding protein PFC0760c-like — protein CGDRGDTPGGHEGFGGQNAPRDGDGVERDTDGGRGANEDWGAVYRVTVVIRGRHDGHGDGDDGDDGDDGDDVNCDVNGGRGGVNGRDAVDCDDVNCVTVSHDTANCVTVSHDTANRVTVSHDTANHVTNDGQDATNDHITANRVTVSHDTANRVTVSHDTANRVTVSHDTANHITNGGQDATNNHITANCVTVSHDTANCVTVSHDTANHVTNDGQDATNNHITANHVTVSHDTANRVTVSHDTANHVTVSHDTANCVTNDGQDATNDHITANHVTVSHDTANHITNGGQDATNDHITANHVTVSHDTANRVTVSHDTANCVTVSHDTANHVTNDGQNATNDHITANRVTVSHDTANRVTVSHDTANRVTNGGQDATNDHITANHVTVSHDTANHVTANHGPPSIRTAPDADVTVTRTATSSHRGATLGVPHPGAFPGRPRGRPTPRGVQWGGGHAWGSPPRRRAPPPWPTRPSNAAAGTPSP, from the exons GGTGTGGGGACCGCGGTGACACCCCCGGGGGTCACGAGGGCTTCGGGGGGCAAAATGCCCCCCGTGACGGTGACGGCGTCGAGCGGGACACCGACGGTGGCCGCGGTGCCAACGAGGACTGGGGCGCCGTCTACCGCGTCACCGTCGTCATCCGCGGCCGCCATGATGGCCACGGTGACGGTGACGACGGTGACGACGGTGACGACGGTGACGACGTCAACTGCGACGTCAATGGCGGCCGTGGTGGCGTCAACGGCCGTGACGCCGTCGACTGTGACGATGTCAACTGCGTCACCGTCAGCCATGACACCGCCAACTGTGTCACCGTCAGCCATGACACCGCCAACCGCGTCACTGTCAGCCATGACACCGCCAACCACGTCACCAACGATGGCCAAGATGCCACCAATGACCACATCACCGCCAACCGCGTCACCGTCAGCCATGACACCGCCAACCGTGTCACCGTCAGCCATGACACCGCCAACCGCGTCACCGTCAGCCATGACACCGCCAACCACATCACCAACGGTGGCCAAGATGCCACCAACAACCACATCACCGCCAACTGCGTCACCGTCAGCCATGACACCGCCAACTGTGTCACCGTCAGCCATGACACCGCCAACCACGTCACCAACGATGGCCAAGATGCCACCAACAACCACATCACCGCCAACCACGTCACCGTCAGCCATGACACCGCCAACCGCGTCACCGTCAGCCATGACACCGCCAACCACGTCACTGTCAGCCATGACACCGCCAACTGCGTCACCAACGATGGCCAAGATGCCACCAATGACCACAT CACCGCCAACCACGTCACCGTCAGCCATGACACCGCCAACCACATCACCAACGGTGGCCAAGATGCCACCAACGACCACATCACCGCCAACCACGTCACCGTCAGCCATGACACCGCCAACCGCGTCACCGTCAGCCATGACACTGCCAACTGTGTCACCGTCAGCCATGACACCGCCAACCACGTCACCAACGATGGCCAAAATGCCACCAACGACCACATCACCGCCAACCGCGTCACCGTCAGCCATGACACCGCCAACCGCGTCACCGTCAGCCATGACACCGCCAACCGCGTCACCAACGGTGGCCAAGATGCCACCAACGACCACATCACCGCCAACCACGTCACCGTCAGCCATGACACCGCCAACCACGTCACCGCCAACCACGGCCCCCCCAGCATCCGCACCGCCCCCGACGCCGACGTCACCGTCACCCGCACCGCCACCTCCTCCCACCGCGGTGCCACCCTCGGCGTCCCCCACCCAGGGGCGTTCCCAGGGCGGCCCCGGGGACGGCCCACCCCCAGGGGGGTCCAGTGGGGCGGCGGCCATGCGTGGGGCTCCCCGCCGCGACGCCGGGCCCCCCCCCCCTGGCCCACCCGGCCCTCCAACGCCGCAGCGGGAACACCATCACCGTGA